From the Labrus mixtus chromosome 17, fLabMix1.1, whole genome shotgun sequence genome, one window contains:
- the selplg gene encoding P-selectin glycoprotein ligand 1, whose product MRMQLSMNAPVVLLWGIFCLFSTVAMSAPTTENNTHTTGEPTKTTKQLSANVRNVTVTHQTHTPAEGGVAATKEMEIATITNNSSDVRSSDLVVTKSVAATTSSLGGGFFHSSAAATTTEAKSPKSTEMSETVNPTDDELLQQSTTSANIVTPSATSAASLATTVPTTKPVSTTKPDVTETFYPTTPSDNSTSTPVSTQNQSTPSTSATTTKAESTTSGVAPVFHSTQEKSTKRTNPPSTSWTVSTTRIYTHTSEKGITRGSSTEPPSTVFSMNTTANSTSPVGILIPLGPKTFPTHTTKSAPTSPPSTDSQPCSSRGVVKHCLIAIASLAGLATFFIVTTITLCTKLSARKYRVKRPPQATEMMCISSLLPERNYSYTRQRNPVSNGVLVMHAGGDSDEEGGDNLTLSSFLPDNDYSV is encoded by the coding sequence ATGAGGATGCAGCTCAGCATGAATGCGCCTGTTGTTCTGCTGTGGggaatattttgtttgttttctacggTGGCCATGAGTGCTCCAACCACAGAAAACAACACGCACACAACCGGTGAACCCACCAAAACGACAAAGCAGCTCAGTGCAAATGTTCGTAATGTAACGGTAACTCATCAAACTCACACGCCTGCAGAAGGTGGCGTTGCTGCGACAAAGGAAATGGAAATAGCAACCATCACTAACAACAGCTCAGACGTCAGATCTTCTGATTTGGTTGTCACGAAGTCGGTAGCAGCAACTACAAGCAGCTTGGGGGGAGGTTTTTTTCATAGCTCTGCTGCAGCGACCACAACTGAAGCAAAGTCTCCAAAGAGCACGGAAATGTCAGAAACAGTCAATCCAACAGATGATGAGCTACTTCAGCAATCCACCACTTCTGCCAACATAGTTACCCCTTCAGCAACTTCTGCAGCATCTTTAGCAACAACTGTGCCTACAACTAAACCTGTCTCCACCACAAAGCCTGACGTTACAGAAACGTTTTATCCCACGACCCCTTCTGATAATTCTACTTCGACGCCAGTCTCCACCCAAAACCAAAGCACTCCTTCAACTTCTGCTACAACCACAAAGGCAGAAAGCACCACCTCTGGCGTAGCACCTGTGTTTCACTCCACACAAGAGAAATCCACCAAGAGAACTAATCCTCCGTCTACTTCTTGGACTGTTTCTACCACAAGAATCTACACCCACACATCAGAGAAAGGAATCACAAGAGGGTCCTCGACAGAGCCTCCATCCACTGTTTTCTCCATGAACACGACTGCCAACTCCACCTCTCCCGTGGGAATTTTAATACCTCTTGGACCCAAAACATTTCCAACCCATACAACTAAATCAGCACCAACAAGTCCACCCAGCACTGATTCCCAGCCCTGCTCCAGCCGCGGCGTGGTGAAGCACTGCCTCATCGCCATCGCCTCCCTAGCAGGGTTGGCCACCTTCTTTATTGTCACCACCATTACCCTCTGCACCAAGCTGTCAGCAAGGAAGTACAGGGTGAAGAGACCTCCGCAGGCCACTGAGATGATGTGCATCTCCTCCTTGCTGCCTGAAAGGAACTACTCCTACACCAGGCAACGCAACCCAGTGAGCAACGGGGTGCTGGTGATGCATGCAGGCGGAGACAGtgatgaggaaggaggagatAATCTCACGCTCAGCAGCTTTCTTCCAGACAATGATTATTCGGTGTAg